In Bradyrhizobium sp. 1(2017), one DNA window encodes the following:
- a CDS encoding zinc-binding dehydrogenase, translating to MRAAIFRNGEIIVDRMAEPTPGPGQVLVKTLACGICGSDLHARQHAHRMVEMARKSGRTPMDLSRDVVFGHEFCCEVVDYGPGTERRLKPGTHVCSLPALLTPEGIKGIGYSNDFVGGYAEQMILSEPLLLEVPNGLAPEHAALTEPLAVGVHAVAKANISGGEVPLVIGCGPVGLAVIAALKLKGLHPIVAADYSPARRALAARLGADIVVDPRVSQPYATWAEHAQMSDAEKAARPPFQAMLPALKPAIIFECVGVPGLLQQVFEGAPRDARIVVVGVCMETDKSEPMLGIMKELNVQYVLGYTPDEFAGSLRLIAEGQVDAAAMVTAEVGIDGVAKAFADLANPETHTKIIVQPWR from the coding sequence ATGCGCGCTGCGATTTTCAGGAACGGTGAGATCATCGTCGACCGGATGGCGGAGCCGACGCCGGGCCCCGGTCAGGTGCTGGTCAAGACGCTCGCCTGCGGCATCTGCGGCTCCGATCTGCACGCGCGCCAGCATGCCCACCGCATGGTGGAGATGGCGCGCAAGAGCGGGCGCACGCCGATGGATCTGTCGCGCGACGTCGTGTTCGGCCATGAGTTCTGCTGCGAGGTCGTCGACTATGGTCCCGGCACCGAACGCAGGCTCAAGCCCGGGACGCATGTCTGCTCGCTGCCCGCGTTGCTGACGCCGGAGGGTATCAAGGGCATCGGCTATTCCAATGATTTCGTCGGCGGCTATGCCGAGCAGATGATCTTGAGCGAGCCGCTGCTGCTCGAAGTGCCGAATGGTCTTGCGCCGGAACACGCCGCCCTGACCGAGCCGCTCGCCGTCGGCGTTCACGCGGTCGCCAAGGCAAACATCAGTGGCGGCGAGGTGCCGCTCGTGATCGGCTGCGGCCCGGTCGGGCTCGCGGTGATCGCGGCGCTGAAGCTCAAGGGGCTGCATCCGATCGTCGCCGCCGACTATTCGCCGGCACGGCGCGCGCTCGCGGCCAGGCTCGGCGCCGACATTGTCGTCGATCCCAGGGTGTCGCAGCCCTATGCGACCTGGGCCGAGCACGCGCAGATGTCGGACGCCGAGAAGGCGGCGCGGCCGCCGTTCCAGGCCATGCTCCCGGCGCTGAAGCCCGCGATCATCTTCGAATGTGTCGGCGTGCCCGGCCTGCTGCAGCAGGTGTTCGAAGGCGCACCGCGTGACGCGCGCATCGTGGTGGTCGGCGTCTGCATGGAGACCGACAAAAGCGAGCCGATGCTCGGCATCATGAAGGAGCTCAACGTCCAATACGTGCTGGGCTACACGCCGGACGAATTCGCAGGCTCACTGCGCCTGATCGCGGAAGGGCAGGTGGATGCGGCTGCGATGGTGACGGCCGAAGTGGGCATCGACGGTGTCGCAAAGGCGTTCGCCGATCTTGCCAATCCTGAAACCCACACCAAGATCATCGTGCAGCCGTGGCGGTGA
- a CDS encoding SMP-30/gluconolactonase/LRE family protein, which yields MYLETPPRLIETKVFSTMPDKFRRKGVRTDWADANRPGIATDSFIEGPSFDKDGNLYIVDIPFGRIFRIAPAGEWSQVIEYEGWPNGLKIAPDGRILVADYMHGIMELDAEAGRIKPILTARNSESFRGCNDLHLASSGDIYFTDQGQTGLHDPSGRVYRLASNGRLDCLIDTGISPNGLVLDPTETVLFVAMTRDNAVWRLPFMKDGSVSKVGRFCSLFGTSGPDGMTMDAKGRLFVGHASLGHVFVFAPNGELIARIKSCAGPNCTNVAIGGENKDRLYITDSSTGSVLVADISGLNS from the coding sequence ATGTACCTGGAAACGCCTCCGCGCCTGATCGAAACCAAGGTCTTCTCCACCATGCCCGACAAGTTCCGCCGCAAGGGCGTGCGGACGGATTGGGCCGACGCCAACCGGCCGGGCATTGCCACCGACAGCTTCATCGAGGGGCCGTCCTTCGACAAGGACGGCAATCTCTACATCGTCGACATTCCTTTCGGCCGCATCTTCCGCATTGCGCCTGCTGGCGAGTGGTCGCAGGTCATCGAATATGAGGGTTGGCCGAACGGGCTGAAGATCGCCCCCGACGGCCGCATCCTGGTCGCCGATTACATGCACGGCATCATGGAGCTCGACGCCGAAGCCGGCCGCATCAAGCCGATCCTGACTGCGCGCAATTCGGAATCGTTTCGCGGCTGCAACGATCTGCATCTCGCTTCCAGCGGCGACATCTATTTCACCGATCAGGGCCAGACCGGCCTGCATGATCCGAGTGGCCGGGTCTATCGCTTGGCATCGAACGGCCGCCTCGATTGCCTGATCGATACCGGCATCAGCCCGAACGGCCTGGTGCTCGACCCGACCGAGACCGTGCTGTTCGTCGCCATGACGCGCGACAATGCGGTGTGGCGGCTGCCTTTCATGAAGGACGGCAGCGTGTCGAAGGTCGGACGCTTCTGCTCGTTGTTCGGCACCAGCGGCCCCGACGGCATGACCATGGATGCCAAAGGCCGCCTCTTCGTCGGCCACGCCTCGCTCGGCCATGTCTTCGTGTTCGCGCCGAACGGCGAACTGATCGCGCGGATCAAGTCGTGCGCGGGACCGAATTGCACCAATGTCGCGATCGGTGGCGAAAACAAGGATCGCCTCTATATCACGGATTCGTCGACCGGCAGCGTGCTGGTGGCCGACATCAGCGGACTGAACTCTTGA
- a CDS encoding nitrate reductase gives MTAIDPTLRATKTTCPYCGVGCGVLATPDGKGGAAIAGDPDHPANFGRLCSKGSALGETVGLEGRLLYPMIRCKGVLERVAWSDALDHVAHRMQHIVARDGADAVAFYLSGQLLTEDYYVANKLMKGFVGTANVDTNSRLCMSSSVAGHRRAFGADTVPGCYDDLDQADLLVFVGSNAAWCHPVLFQRMLKNRGERGARMIVIDPRRTDTADDVDLFLGLKPGTDTALFSGLLVHLADNGALDQAYIAQNTSGFDDALARARNIAGSASATALATGLSEQNVATFFKMFRDTSRVVTLYSQGVNQSAQGTDKVNAILNCHLATGRIGKPGASPFSLTGQPNAMGGREVGGLANMLAAHMGFTPPDIDRVRRFWKAPRIATHEGLKAVQLFEAINRGEVKALWVMGTNPAVSLPDADFVREALKKLELFVVSENVLSNDTVEAGPHVLLPALAWGEKSGTVTNSERRISRQRSFLPAPGEARPDWWILSETAKRLGFGDSFNYKSAADIFREHASLSAFENDGSRDFDIGAMTSLSDEAFDALKPVQWPVREGAAPGARFFANGGFFTNDGKGRFVAPEVPALRGETGASRPLRLNTGRIRDQWHTMTRTGLSQRLGAHLPEPFVEIHPDDASKYGIVHDGYARITTDYGQCILKVVVSDRQQRGALFVPIHWSAMNASHGRVGALVQSFTDPFSGQPEAKATPAAIAPYEYVFRGFALSRKQLDLPPNLLWTRVTVAGGFGYLFADNGDLSRWPAWLDGVAGEDVAEYRDFGGGIYRAASFAGDRIEACLFVGPGHDAGDWEVVRSAFAADHVTDEQRRMLLSGKSIEGAASTGPIVCACFGVGRGTICDTIAAGAHTAAEIGAKLKAGTNCGSCIPELKRLIATTDVPVTQAKVASVVG, from the coding sequence ATGACGGCGATCGACCCTACGCTCCGCGCCACCAAGACGACCTGTCCCTATTGCGGCGTCGGCTGCGGCGTGCTGGCGACACCCGACGGCAAGGGTGGCGCGGCGATCGCCGGCGACCCCGATCATCCCGCCAATTTCGGCCGGCTGTGCTCCAAGGGCTCTGCGCTCGGCGAGACCGTCGGACTGGAAGGCCGTTTGCTGTATCCGATGATCCGCTGCAAGGGCGTGCTGGAGCGCGTCGCCTGGAGCGATGCGCTGGACCACGTCGCCCATCGCATGCAGCACATCGTGGCACGCGACGGCGCCGACGCCGTGGCCTTCTATCTCTCCGGCCAGCTGCTGACCGAGGATTATTACGTCGCCAACAAGCTGATGAAGGGCTTTGTCGGCACCGCCAATGTCGACACCAATTCGCGGCTCTGCATGTCGTCCTCGGTCGCCGGCCACCGCCGCGCCTTCGGCGCCGACACCGTGCCCGGCTGCTACGACGATCTCGACCAGGCCGATCTGCTCGTCTTCGTCGGCTCGAATGCGGCCTGGTGCCACCCCGTATTGTTCCAGCGCATGCTGAAGAACCGTGGGGAGCGCGGCGCACGCATGATCGTGATCGATCCGCGCCGCACCGACACCGCCGATGACGTCGATCTGTTCCTCGGGCTCAAGCCCGGGACCGATACCGCGCTGTTCTCCGGCCTGCTCGTCCATCTCGCCGACAATGGCGCGCTGGACCAGGCCTATATCGCGCAGAACACGTCGGGTTTCGACGACGCGCTGGCACGCGCGCGCAACATCGCCGGCAGCGCCAGCGCGACCGCGCTGGCCACGGGCCTCTCGGAGCAGAATGTCGCCACTTTCTTCAAGATGTTCCGCGATACGTCGCGGGTCGTCACGCTCTATTCGCAGGGAGTCAACCAGTCGGCGCAGGGCACCGACAAGGTCAACGCGATCCTGAACTGCCATCTCGCCACCGGGCGCATCGGCAAGCCCGGCGCCTCGCCGTTCTCGCTCACCGGCCAGCCCAACGCCATGGGCGGCCGCGAGGTCGGCGGCCTCGCCAATATGCTCGCCGCCCATATGGGTTTCACGCCGCCCGACATCGATCGTGTCAGGCGGTTCTGGAAGGCGCCGCGCATCGCCACCCATGAGGGGTTGAAGGCGGTGCAATTGTTCGAGGCCATCAACCGCGGCGAGGTCAAGGCGCTCTGGGTGATGGGCACCAACCCGGCGGTGTCGCTGCCCGATGCCGATTTCGTGCGCGAGGCGCTGAAGAAGCTCGAGCTGTTCGTGGTGTCCGAGAACGTGCTGTCCAACGACACGGTGGAGGCGGGGCCGCATGTGCTGCTGCCGGCGCTGGCCTGGGGCGAGAAGTCGGGCACGGTGACCAATTCCGAACGGCGCATCTCGCGCCAGCGTTCGTTCCTGCCGGCGCCGGGCGAGGCCCGCCCCGACTGGTGGATCCTGAGCGAGACCGCAAAGCGCCTCGGCTTCGGCGACAGCTTCAACTACAAATCCGCGGCGGACATTTTCCGCGAGCATGCATCGCTCTCGGCATTCGAGAACGACGGCAGCCGCGACTTCGACATCGGCGCGATGACCTCGCTGTCTGACGAAGCGTTCGACGCGTTGAAGCCGGTGCAGTGGCCGGTGCGGGAAGGCGCGGCGCCGGGCGCGCGCTTCTTCGCGAATGGCGGCTTCTTCACCAATGACGGCAAGGGCCGCTTCGTCGCGCCGGAGGTGCCGGCGTTGCGCGGCGAGACCGGGGCATCGCGTCCCCTCAGGCTCAACACCGGACGCATCCGCGACCAATGGCACACCATGACGCGCACCGGCCTCAGCCAGCGGCTGGGCGCGCATCTGCCCGAACCGTTCGTCGAGATCCATCCCGATGATGCCAGCAAGTACGGCATCGTTCACGACGGCTACGCCCGCATCACTACCGATTACGGCCAGTGCATCCTGAAGGTCGTCGTGAGCGACCGCCAGCAGCGCGGCGCGCTGTTCGTGCCGATCCACTGGAGCGCGATGAATGCCTCGCATGGCCGCGTCGGTGCGCTGGTGCAGTCGTTCACCGATCCGTTCTCGGGGCAGCCCGAGGCCAAGGCGACGCCGGCCGCGATCGCGCCTTACGAATATGTCTTCCGCGGTTTTGCCCTGTCGCGCAAGCAGCTCGATCTGCCGCCGAACCTGTTGTGGACCCGCGTCACGGTCGCCGGCGGCTTCGGCTATCTCTTTGCCGACAACGGCGATCTGTCGCGTTGGCCGGCTTGGCTCGACGGCGTTGCCGGCGAGGACGTCGCCGAATATCGCGATTTCGGCGGCGGCATCTATCGTGCGGCTTCGTTCGCGGGCGATCGCATCGAGGCCTGCCTGTTCGTTGGCCCAGGGCATGATGCCGGCGATTGGGAAGTGGTCAGAAGCGCCTTCGCGGCCGATCACGTCACCGACGAGCAGCGCCGCATGCTGCTGTCGGGCAAGTCGATCGAGGGTGCAGCCTCGACCGGGCCCATCGTGTGCGCCTGCTTCGGCGTCGGTCGCGGCACCATCTGCGATACCATCGCGGCAGGCGCGCATACCGCGGCCGAGATCGGTGCCAAGCTCAAGGCCGGCACCAATTGCGGCTCCTGCATCCCCGAGCTGAAGCGCCTGATCGCGACGACGGACGTGCCGGTGACGCAGGCCAAGGTCGCGAGCGTGGTGGGGTAA
- a CDS encoding DMT family transporter — MPAVPEKKQEARRAPARVDHPFKGIALVLLSTIFLGCSDVTSKYLSSSLPSIEITWIRMATFALMFTPVMLPGSPLHAMRTERLGLQLMRGTALLGSSLFFITGLSFLPIAEASATGFVSPLFVTALSIIFLSEKVGMRRWIATAIGLIGVIIIIRPGSSAFHVAAFFPIVSAFCWAAALIMTRMMSGREAVVTTMAYSALTGFAIMSLMVPFVWVTPSWSSIGFGILIGVASTVGQWIVVLAYRYGDASVLAPFSYTQLLWVSILGFFIFGELPDIWTITGAAFIVASGLYIAHRERVRRAQLLVLEERSPNP, encoded by the coding sequence ATGCCCGCCGTGCCGGAGAAGAAGCAGGAGGCTCGCCGCGCGCCTGCGCGCGTCGATCATCCCTTCAAGGGCATCGCGCTTGTGTTGCTGTCGACGATCTTCCTCGGTTGCTCCGACGTCACTTCGAAATATCTGTCGTCGAGCCTGCCGTCGATCGAGATCACCTGGATCCGCATGGCCACCTTCGCGCTGATGTTCACGCCGGTGATGCTGCCCGGCTCGCCGCTGCATGCGATGCGGACCGAACGTCTCGGCCTTCAGTTGATGCGCGGCACGGCGCTGCTCGGCTCTTCGCTGTTCTTCATCACGGGCTTGAGCTTTCTCCCCATTGCGGAAGCCTCCGCAACCGGCTTCGTCTCGCCGCTGTTTGTCACGGCGCTCTCGATCATCTTTCTGAGCGAGAAGGTCGGCATGCGCCGCTGGATCGCGACCGCAATCGGCCTGATCGGTGTGATCATCATCATTCGTCCCGGCTCGAGCGCGTTTCACGTTGCCGCGTTCTTTCCGATCGTCTCTGCGTTCTGCTGGGCTGCGGCGTTGATCATGACGCGCATGATGAGCGGTCGTGAAGCCGTGGTTACCACGATGGCTTACTCCGCGCTCACGGGCTTCGCGATTATGAGCCTGATGGTGCCGTTCGTCTGGGTGACGCCGAGCTGGAGCTCGATCGGGTTCGGCATCCTGATCGGTGTTGCCTCGACCGTCGGGCAGTGGATCGTCGTGCTCGCCTATCGCTACGGCGATGCCTCGGTGCTGGCGCCGTTCTCCTACACGCAGTTGCTGTGGGTCAGCATTCTCGGTTTCTTCATCTTCGGCGAGCTGCCGGATATCTGGACCATCACGGGCGCCGCCTTCATCGTCGCCAGCGGTCTCTACATCGCCCACCGCGAGCGGGTGCGCCGCGCCCAGCTGCTGGTGCTGGAAGAGCGTTCCCCGAACCCCTGA
- a CDS encoding globin family protein, which produces MTPEQIALIQQSFSKVAPVSEQAAVLFYDRLFEVAPSVRAMFPEDMTEQRKKLMGMLAAVVGGLSNLDSILPAASALAKRHVAYGATAEHYPVVGATLLWTLEKRLGEAWTPELAKAWTDAYGVLSGFMTSEAYGAQPQAAE; this is translated from the coding sequence ATGACGCCCGAACAGATCGCCCTCATCCAGCAGAGCTTTTCCAAGGTCGCGCCGGTATCGGAGCAAGCCGCGGTTTTGTTCTACGATCGCTTGTTCGAGGTGGCGCCGTCGGTGCGCGCGATGTTTCCCGAAGACATGACCGAGCAGCGCAAGAAGCTGATGGGCATGCTCGCCGCCGTCGTCGGTGGCCTGTCGAACCTGGACTCGATTCTTCCCGCGGCCTCCGCGCTCGCCAAGCGCCACGTCGCCTACGGCGCCACGGCCGAGCACTATCCCGTGGTCGGCGCGACGTTGCTGTGGACCCTGGAGAAGCGTCTTGGCGAGGCCTGGACGCCCGAACTCGCAAAGGCCTGGACCGATGCCTACGGCGTGCTGTCCGGCTTTATGACGTCTGAGGCCTACGGCGCGCAGCCGCAGGCCGCTGAATAG
- a CDS encoding NAD(P)/FAD-dependent oxidoreductase, with amino-acid sequence MSEPLVIVGNGMAAARLVDELAKSALGRYAVAVIGEEPRLAYNRVLLSSVLAGETGSHEIELRPAGWWRHRGVTVRYGYRVTEIDVGRRELKIEGEESMEYSKLVLATGSTPLRLNLPGADLAGVHTFRDTRDVDLLLTLAAAKKRVVVVGGGLLGLEAAYGLAKAGAPVTLLHLMDRLMERQLDGPAADLLKTLVERKGIRIQLNASTARIHGDGHVEAVELADGGRIEADAVIFAAGIKPNVALAKEAGIAVNRGVVVNDVMQTSSSDIFALGECAEHRGTCYGLVEPAYEQARVLARHLAGRPAAYQGSVVSTNLKVSGVSVFSAGDFMGSESLVLSDRRRGTYKKLVVADGRLTGAVLIGDTVDALWYLELIRNRDKVAAIRTDMMFGRALARPSKAA; translated from the coding sequence GTGAGTGAACCGCTGGTCATCGTCGGTAACGGTATGGCGGCCGCGCGTCTGGTCGACGAGCTCGCCAAGTCCGCGCTCGGCCGCTACGCGGTCGCCGTCATCGGCGAGGAGCCGCGGCTCGCTTACAATCGCGTGCTGCTCTCCTCGGTGCTGGCCGGCGAGACCGGGTCGCACGAGATCGAGCTGCGGCCGGCCGGTTGGTGGCGCCACCGCGGCGTCACGGTGCGCTACGGCTATCGCGTCACCGAGATCGATGTCGGTCGCCGCGAGCTGAAGATCGAAGGCGAAGAGAGCATGGAATATTCCAAGCTCGTGCTCGCCACGGGATCGACGCCGCTGCGGCTCAACCTGCCGGGCGCCGATCTCGCCGGCGTTCACACGTTTCGCGATACGCGCGACGTCGACCTGCTTCTGACGCTGGCAGCTGCGAAGAAGCGCGTCGTGGTGGTCGGCGGCGGCCTGCTTGGGTTGGAGGCGGCTTACGGCCTCGCCAAGGCCGGTGCGCCGGTGACGCTGCTGCATCTGATGGACCGGCTGATGGAGCGTCAGCTCGATGGGCCGGCTGCCGATCTGCTCAAGACGCTGGTCGAGCGCAAGGGGATCCGCATCCAGCTCAATGCCTCAACCGCCCGCATCCATGGCGATGGTCACGTCGAGGCCGTCGAGCTCGCCGACGGCGGCCGCATCGAGGCCGATGCCGTGATCTTCGCGGCCGGCATCAAGCCGAACGTGGCGCTCGCCAAGGAGGCCGGCATCGCGGTCAACCGCGGCGTCGTCGTCAACGACGTGATGCAGACCTCCTCATCGGACATTTTTGCGCTCGGCGAATGTGCCGAGCATCGCGGCACCTGCTATGGCCTGGTCGAGCCGGCCTATGAGCAGGCGCGGGTGCTGGCGCGGCATCTGGCCGGCCGTCCCGCCGCCTATCAGGGCAGCGTGGTCTCGACCAACCTGAAGGTCTCCGGCGTCAGCGTGTTCTCGGCCGGAGACTTCATGGGCAGCGAGAGCCTCGTGCTGTCCGACCGCAGGCGTGGCACCTACAAGAAGCTCGTCGTCGCCGACGGACGGCTCACCGGCGCCGTGCTGATCGGCGATACCGTCGATGCGCTCTGGTATCTCGAGCTGATCCGCAATCGCGACAAGGTCGCGGCGATCCGCACCGACATGATGTTCGGCCGCGCGCTGGCGCGTCCCTCAAAGGCGGCTTGA
- the ppk2 gene encoding polyphosphate kinase 2: MTAPDRTSQTAKRERMIQEMADDLDEELEMELDDTRLDELLDETDTPGPTVDRRLYFRELLRLQGELVKLQDWVQSERRKVVVLFEGRDSAGKGGVIKRITQRLNPRICRVAALPAPSERERTQWYFQRYVAHLPAGGEIVLFDRSWYNRAGVERVMGFCSEEEYQEFFKTVPEFERMLIRSGIILVKYWFSITDDEQQFRFTMRIKDPLKQWKLSPMDVEARSRWEAYTKAKETMLEHTHLPDSPWWIVDAVDKKRARLNCIAHLLTQIPYEEVVRAPVMLPPRVRNPDYQRGPVPPEMYVPAKY, translated from the coding sequence ATGACCGCACCCGACCGCACCTCCCAAACCGCCAAGCGCGAGCGCATGATCCAGGAAATGGCCGACGACCTCGACGAGGAGCTGGAGATGGAGCTCGATGACACCAGGCTCGACGAGCTCCTGGACGAGACCGACACGCCGGGCCCGACGGTCGATCGCAGGCTCTATTTCCGCGAGCTGCTCCGGCTTCAGGGCGAGCTGGTCAAGCTCCAGGACTGGGTGCAGAGCGAGCGCAGGAAGGTGGTGGTGTTGTTCGAGGGCCGCGATTCCGCCGGCAAGGGCGGCGTCATCAAGCGCATCACCCAGCGCCTCAATCCCCGCATCTGCCGCGTCGCCGCGCTGCCGGCCCCGAGCGAGCGCGAGCGCACGCAATGGTACTTCCAGCGTTACGTCGCGCACCTGCCGGCCGGCGGCGAGATCGTGCTGTTCGACCGCAGCTGGTACAACCGCGCCGGCGTCGAGCGCGTGATGGGCTTCTGCTCGGAGGAGGAGTACCAGGAGTTCTTCAAGACGGTGCCCGAGTTCGAGCGGATGCTGATCCGCTCCGGCATCATCCTGGTCAAATACTGGTTCTCGATCACCGACGACGAGCAGCAGTTCCGCTTCACCATGCGCATCAAGGATCCGCTCAAGCAGTGGAAGCTGAGCCCGATGGACGTCGAGGCGCGCAGCCGCTGGGAGGCGTACACAAAGGCCAAGGAGACGATGCTTGAGCACACCCACCTGCCGGACTCACCGTGGTGGATCGTCGATGCCGTCGACAAGAAGCGCGCCCGACTCAACTGCATCGCGCATCTGCTGACCCAGATCCCGTACGAAGAGGTCGTTCGCGCGCCGGTGATGCTGCCGCCGCGCGTCCGCAACCCCGACTATCAGCGCGGCCCGGTTCCGCCGGAGATGTACGTGCCGGCGAAGTATTGA
- a CDS encoding MFS transporter, translated as MTKNPTLNSTWISDWRPEDEAFWNATGKTIARRNLIWSIVAEHIGFSVWLIWSIVTTKLPQAGFHYTTDQLFQLVAVPGLIGALMRFPYTFAVTTFGGRNWTIFSAAILFIPTLSLAYFVSQPDTPFWLMLLVASTAGLGGGNFASSMTNISFFFPDRMKGWALGLNAAGGNIGVSSVQLLTPILMTLAVFNLFQATPVDGIFLQNAGLMWVLPIAIAVFGAVFFMNNLTTAKSSVKNQLAIVKRKHTWIMAYLYIGTFGSFIGYSAAFPLLIKTQFPTVTISIAFLGPLVGSLSRPLGGWLADKVGGSIITFWNLIAMAAATVGVLYFVGHKDFTGFLAMFLILFVTTGIGNGSTYRMIPSIFREENLFKVRGKGDAARALALKTASIESGAAVGFIGAIGAVGGYLIPTGFGKSIAMTGGPQLALAVYLAFYASCLALTWWFYLRRSPQGEGASSLAEARV; from the coding sequence ATGACGAAGAATCCGACTCTGAACTCCACTTGGATTTCAGACTGGCGCCCCGAAGATGAGGCGTTCTGGAATGCGACTGGCAAGACCATCGCGCGACGCAACCTGATCTGGTCGATCGTGGCCGAGCATATCGGCTTCTCGGTCTGGCTGATCTGGAGCATCGTCACCACCAAGCTGCCGCAGGCGGGCTTCCATTACACCACCGACCAGCTGTTCCAGCTCGTCGCGGTGCCGGGCCTGATCGGCGCCTTGATGCGCTTTCCCTACACTTTCGCAGTGACGACGTTCGGCGGCCGCAACTGGACCATCTTCAGCGCGGCAATCCTGTTCATTCCGACCTTGTCGCTTGCCTATTTCGTGAGCCAGCCCGACACGCCGTTCTGGCTGATGCTGCTGGTCGCCTCGACCGCCGGTCTCGGCGGCGGCAATTTCGCCTCCAGCATGACCAACATCTCCTTCTTCTTCCCCGATCGGATGAAGGGATGGGCGCTCGGCCTCAACGCCGCCGGCGGCAATATCGGTGTCTCCAGCGTCCAGCTCTTGACCCCGATCCTGATGACGCTGGCCGTCTTCAACCTGTTCCAGGCAACGCCCGTCGACGGCATCTTCCTCCAGAATGCCGGCCTGATGTGGGTGCTGCCGATCGCGATCGCGGTGTTCGGCGCCGTGTTCTTCATGAACAACCTCACCACGGCGAAATCGTCAGTGAAGAACCAGCTCGCGATCGTGAAGCGCAAGCACACCTGGATCATGGCGTATCTCTATATCGGCACGTTCGGATCCTTCATCGGCTACTCCGCCGCGTTCCCGCTGCTGATCAAGACCCAGTTCCCTACCGTGACCATCTCGATCGCTTTCCTCGGCCCGTTGGTCGGCTCGCTGTCGCGGCCGCTCGGCGGCTGGCTGGCCGACAAGGTCGGTGGCTCGATCATCACTTTCTGGAACTTGATCGCGATGGCGGCGGCGACGGTCGGCGTGCTCTACTTCGTCGGGCACAAGGACTTCACCGGCTTCCTGGCGATGTTCCTGATCCTGTTCGTGACGACGGGCATTGGCAACGGCTCGACCTATCGCATGATCCCCTCGATCTTCCGCGAGGAGAACCTGTTCAAGGTGCGCGGCAAGGGCGATGCGGCTCGCGCGCTGGCGCTCAAGACGGCCAGCATCGAGAGCGGCGCGGCGGTCGGCTTCATCGGTGCCATCGGCGCGGTCGGCGGCTATCTGATCCCGACCGGTTTCGGCAAGTCGATCGCCATGACCGGCGGGCCGCAGCTTGCGCTCGCGGTCTATCTCGCCTTCTACGCCTCCTGCCTCGCTTTGACCTGGTGGTTCTACCTGCGTCGCAGCCCGCAGGGTGAGGGCGCGTCAAGCCTTGCGGAGGCGCGAGTCTGA
- a CDS encoding aldo/keto reductase yields the protein MNKNPFGRSGANVSVIGQGTWYLDHGDRKRAIAALQRGLDLGMTHIDTAEMYGDAELVIADAIADRRDEVFLVSKVLPSNASRRGTITACERSLKRLKTDRLDCYLLHWRGSCPLEDTVAAFEDLVKSGKIKSWGVSNFDADDLDDIIGVAGDGRIACNQVLYHLKERAIEHAVIPWCERHGVAVVAYSPFGHDDFPDARSQGGAVLGRIAEARRVTPRQVALSFLTRATTVFAIPKASSAEHAAENAAAGDVVLTKDEISALNAAFPRGPKPRSLPML from the coding sequence ATGAACAAAAATCCGTTCGGCAGGTCCGGCGCCAACGTTTCCGTCATCGGGCAGGGCACCTGGTATCTCGATCACGGCGATCGCAAGCGCGCGATCGCCGCGCTTCAGCGCGGGCTCGACCTCGGCATGACTCACATCGACACCGCCGAGATGTACGGCGATGCCGAGCTCGTCATTGCCGATGCCATCGCGGACCGGCGCGACGAGGTATTCCTCGTTTCAAAAGTGTTGCCGAGCAACGCCTCGCGCCGCGGCACGATCACGGCTTGCGAGCGTTCGCTGAAGCGGCTGAAGACCGATCGCCTCGACTGCTACCTTCTGCACTGGCGCGGCTCCTGTCCGCTGGAAGACACCGTCGCCGCGTTCGAGGACCTGGTGAAATCCGGCAAGATCAAGTCCTGGGGTGTCTCCAATTTCGATGCCGACGATCTCGACGATATTATCGGCGTCGCGGGCGATGGTCGCATCGCCTGCAATCAGGTGCTCTATCATCTCAAGGAGCGCGCAATCGAGCATGCAGTGATCCCCTGGTGCGAGCGTCATGGTGTCGCCGTGGTCGCCTATTCGCCGTTCGGCCATGACGATTTCCCGGATGCGCGTAGCCAGGGCGGCGCCGTCCTCGGGCGCATCGCGGAGGCCCGTCGCGTGACGCCGCGCCAGGTCGCGCTGAGCTTCCTTACCCGTGCAACTACGGTGTTCGCGATCCCGAAGGCATCGTCGGCGGAACACGCCGCCGAGAATGCGGCGGCGGGCGATGTCGTGCTGACAAAAGACGAGATTTCGGCGCTCAATGCGGCGTTTCCGCGCGGGCCCAAGCCGCGCAGCCTACCCATGCTCTAG